The genomic region ATGTGCCGGCAATCGCCGATGCCGCAGAACGGCCGCGCGATCACGGGCTCGATCTGGCGTCGCGACAGGACGGCAACGCCGTGATAGCCCTTCTGGCCGTGCAGCTCGATGTGCCGGTAGCCGAGCTGCTCGAATATCCGGCGCGGAAAGTGCGCGTCCGGGCACTTGGTCTCCTGCAGGCAGATCACGTCGGGCGCATGCTCGGCGGCGAGCCGCACGACGAGATCCTGGCGCAGGCGCACCGAATTGATGTTCCAGGTGGCGATGCTGAGCGGCACGGTCGGGGTCCGGTGGGGCGGCGACGTCCGGCGATCACTATCCTGCCACGCCGAAGCGGGCAATCACCTGGCTTTGGGGCAGGGGGCACGCGCCAAGCGCGACGGAGATAGGCCGGCGCGGACCTGCTGTCGCCGAGACGCGAAGCGCCCGGTCCCCGGGGGAAGGAACCGGGCGCCGTCCGCGTGGTCTGCGGAGCGCCGGGAGGGACGCCGGCGCAAGCGGCTGGATGCTCTGGCGAGACGGGGGCATTACCGAGAGCCAACCGCTCATGGTGATGAAATGGTTGTGTGCGCGCGCGGGTTCAAGTCCCGGCGGGCCGTACACCGAATTGTGATTGAGGCGCCGAGGCGGTTCAGCGGGTATTGGAGCCGCCGATGTCGAGGATGCGGTTCTCGATGATCCGGAACATCTTCGGATCGATCGCGACGCCGTACACGACGTTCTCGAGTGCCACGGTGGTGTCGAGCCCCTGGACGTCGGTGATGGTCCAGCGTCTGAGCTCCTGCGCGGCCGGATCGAACATCAGGGTGAGCGTCCCTGCGGCGTCGCCGGACGTCTGCTCGATCGAGATCGTCACCAGTTCGCTCTCGGGATAGACGGCGAGGATCCGCGTGTCGCGCATCAGGTCGATATCGTTCGACAGGATCACGTTGAGCGGCGTCGTCATCAGCGGATACTTCTCGGTCGTCTTGAGCTTGCGGTCCTGGACCGCCACCCAGCGCCCGTCCGAGATCACCTGCATCTGCGCCGGAGGCGCGTACTCGAAGCGCAACCGACCGGGCCGCTCGATGTAGAAGCGGCCCTGGGAGATGTGGCCGTCCGGAGCGACCTGCACGAAGTCGCCTTCAAGCGTCGAGAGCGAGTTCAGATAGGCGTTGATCTGGCGGATCGCCGCGATCTGGGCATCATTGAAGGCGGACGGATCGGTCCGTGCCTGCCCGGACGCGGGTACGATCGCCGCCGCAAGCGCCACCGCCAGTATCAGCCCGACTGCCCGTTTCATCTGTCCGATACTCCTTGCCGTGCCGCCCGGGATCGCGGCCGCCGCGACCGGGTCGCCGCCGTCGGGCGTCGGAGGGCTACCAATCAGCGCGATGTGGCAAAACCGCGACGCCCTGCCGCCAGCTCAATCCTCGTCTCTTGTCAGGATCTCCCTCTGTCCCTTCGAGTTGGGCCGCGAGATGATCCCTTCGTGCTCCATCCTCTCGATCAGCGAGGCAGCGCGATTGTAGCCGATCTGCAGCCGGCGCTGCACATACGAGGTCGACACCTTGCCGTCGCGCAGTACCACCTCGACCGCGCGCCGGTAGAGATCGTCGCCCTCGCCGCTGGAAACAACCCCGGCGAAGTCCGCGCCGCCGCCGTCGCCATCCTCCTCGGTGATCTCCTCCAGATAGTCGGGCTGTCCCTGCGCCTTGAGGAAGGCGATGACGTCTTCGACCTCGCCGTCGGAGCAGAACGGGCCGTGCACGCGGGTGATGCGGCCGCCGCCCATCATGTAGAGCATGTCGCCCTGGCCGAGCAGCTGTTCGGCGCCCTGCTCGCCGAGAATGGTGCGCGAATCGATCTTCGACGTGACCTGGAAGGAGATGCGGGTCGGGAAGTTGGCCTTGATGGTGCCCGTGATGACGTCGACCGAAGGCCGCTGCGTCGCGGTGATGAGATGTATGCCCGCGGCACGCGCCATCTGCGCCAGGCGCTGCACCGCACCCTCGATGTCCTTGCCGGCGACCATCATCAGATCGGCCATCTCGTCGATGATCACGACGATGTAGGGCATCGGCTCGAGGTCCATCTCCTCCTGTTCGTAGATCGGCTCGCCGGTCTCGCGGTCGAAGCCGGTCTGCACCGTGCGCACCACGGTCTCGCCGCGCCGGTCGGCCTCTGCCACGCGCGCGTTGTAGCCGTCGATATTGCGCACACCGAGCTTCGACATCTTGCGGTAACGGTCCTCCATCTCGCGGACCGTCCATTTGAGCGCCACCACCGCCTTCTTCGGGTCGGTGACCACAGGCGACAGCAGATGCGGAATGCCGTCATAGACCGACAGTTCCAGCATCTTCGGATCGACCATGATCAGCTTGCACTCATCCGGTCTCAGCCGGTACAGCAGCGACAGGATCATGGTGTTGACGGCGACCGACTTGCCCGAGCCGGTGGTGCCGGCGATCAGGAGGTGCGGCATCCGGGCAAGATCGGCGATCACCGGTTCGCCGCCGATCGTCTTGCCGAGGCACAGCGCGAGCTTGGCCTTGGATTTCTCGAAGCTCTCCGAGGCCAACAGCTCGCGCAGATAGACCGTCTCGCGGTGGCTGTTGGGCAGTTCGATGCCTATGACATTGCGGCCCGGCACCACGGCGACGCGCGCGGAGATCGCGCTCATCGAGCGGGCGATGTCGTCGGCCAATCCGATCACCCGGGAGGACTTGGTGCCGGGGGCCGGCTCCAGTTCATAGAGCGTCACCACCGGACCCGGCCGGACGTTGATGATCTCGCCCTTCACGCCGAAATCGTCGAGCACCGTCTCGAGCAGCCGCGCGTTCTGCTCGAGCGCGGCCAGGTCGGCTCCGGTCGAGGCGCGCGACGCCTTCGGCTCGGCGAGCAACCTGAGCGGCGGCAGTTCGTACCCAGCCCCCGGCAGCAGCGAGGGCTGCGCCTCGCTGACCGCGCGCCGGCCTTGCTTCAGCCGCTGCTTGGCCGGGGTGACGCGGCTGGCCGGCCGCGGCGCCTGCGCCTCGCCGAACTGCGCTGCCGCGTCACTGGCGGCGTACTCGTCCTCGTCGTCGTAGCTCTCGGGCGGCGGCGCCCACGGATTGGCGTCCTCGAACCGCGGCTCGCGCCGGCCCTCGAGCGGCACGGCGACCGGCTCGTCGTCGGCGAACAGGCTGCACAGCAGACCCGCTCGCGGGCGCTCTGCCGTACCGCGCCGGGCGGTCCACCGGCGCAGCCGCGCCCGCAGGCTCAGCCAGCTGTGCGTGATCGCGCCGAGCGGATGAAAGCCGCCGCCGACGGGCTCGTCCTCACCGGGCTCGCAGAAGGCGTCGGCCGCCGGCGCACCCTGAACCGGCCGCCGGCGCACGGCGGCCGGGGCAAGCGCCGGCGGCGGGCGGCGATCCGTCGCCCCGGCCTGACGCTGCCTGCCGAGGGCGGGCAGACCCATCGCATAGCCGAGCAGCAGCGCCGCTCCGACGCCCGCCGCCACGCCGACGGGAACGGCGGCGGACTTCGCCAGCAGCGGCGCCAGCAGCAGCCCGGTCACGTAAAGCTGGGCATCGCCGACGAGACCGCCGAGCCCGGAAGGCAATGGCCAGGTGGACGGAGCCGGTAACGCGGCAAAGAAGGCGCAGGCGAATGCGGTGCCGATCAGCCAGGCCGCCAGCCGCCGTGCGAAGCCGGTCAGCGGCCGATCGCGGACGAGCCCGATCGCCCAGGCCGCGACCGGCAGCAGCACCGCCGCCGAGGCAAGGCCCAGCATCTGCATCAGCAGGTCGGCGATGGCAGCGCCCGGAAAGCCAAGCAGGTTGCGCGGCTCGGCCTTGGTCGCATTGGAGAAGGAAGGGTCGTCAACCACCCATGTCGCCAGACTGACGACGATCGCCAGGACGACGGCGAGCAGGGCGAGGCCGATCGCCTGGGTCGACAGCCGCTCGGCCGCCTCGCGCAGGCGCTCGCCAAGGCTGTCGTCGTCACGGAATTCGGATCCCGAGGCGCTCATGGGCTCTAGATTCGCTCGCGCCCGGCGTCGCGGCGCAGATCGTCCCCGAACGCTATCCGTCGCCGGTTAAGAGGGCTTTAACCTTGCCGCCAGCGCCCTGCGGTCGGACACGCGAAAGGACCCGGGCGCAGGACGCCCGGGTCGCGAGTCCGACGAACGGCGCGCCGCCCGTCGGGAGGATCTCACATCCGCTGACTGCCGACCCCGAACTCGGGATAGGCCTCGACACCGACCTCGACCGCGTCGAGACCGAGCGATTCGGTCTCCGCACTCACCCTCAGGCCGGTGGTCGCCTTGAGGACCAGCCAGACGATCAGCGTCGCGATGAAGGTGAAGGCGCCATAGGCGACAATGCCGACGAGCTGGATGGCGAAGCTTGTCTCGGCATTGGTGAGCGGCACGGCGATCGTCCCCCAGATGCCGGCGACCAGGTGGACGGGGATGGCGCCGACGACGTCGTCGATCTTAAGCCTGTCGAGCAGCGGTACCGCGAAGACCACGATCGCACCGCCGATGCCGCCGATGATCGCCGCCATCAGCAAGCTCGGGGCGAGCGGCTCGGCGGTGATCGACACGAGGCCTGCGAGTGCGCCGTTGAGCGCGAAGGTCAGGTCGACCTTGCCGTACATGATCTGCGACAGGATCATCGCCACGATCACGCCCGCGGCGGCCGCCGTGTTGGTGTTGGCGAAGATGCGCGCGACGTCGGAGGCATCACCCAGGCTGCCGAGGGCGAGCTGCGATCCGCCGTTGAAGCCGAACCAGCCAAGCCACAGGATGAAGGTGCCGAGGGTGGCCAGTGGCATCGAGGAACCGGGGATCGGATTGACCCGGCCTTCCGGACCGTACTTGCCGGCGCGCGCCCCGACGAGGATGCAGCCGGCCAGCGCCGCCCATCCGCCGACCGAATGGACGAGGGTCGAGCCGGCGAAGTCGGAGAAGCCCATCTCGCTGAGCCAGCCGCCGCCCCACTGCCAGGAGCCGGTAACCGGGTAGATGACGCCGGTCAGGACCGCCACGAAGATCAGGAACGGCCACAGCTTGACGCGTTCGGCCACCGCGCCGGAAACGATCGAGGCCGTCGTCGCGCAGAACACCATCTGGAAGAACCAGTCGGAGGTCGCCGCCGCGTAGGTGATGTCCTCGGCCGCGTGCTCGCTGTGGGTGAACCAGGTGAACGAGCCGATGTAGCCGCCGTCGACGCCGTCATACATGAGGTTGTAGCCGACGATCCAGAACATCAGCCCGGCGATCGAGTACAGCGCGATGTTCTTCAGGCACTGCATCGAGGTGTTCTTGGCGCGGACCATGCCCGCCTCGAGCATGGCGAAGCCGGCCGCCATGAACATCACCAGGAAGCCGCCGATGAGGAACAGCATGGTGTTGAAGATGAACTGGACCTCCTGCGGCACGCCGCCGGCCTCGACGGCCCCCGCCACCGCCTCGGCGGCTTCGGCGGTGGTCTCGGTGGCGGTCTGGGCGAGCGCCGGCTCGTAGGCCGCCAGGGTCAGTGCCGCGACGGCGGCGACGGCACGGAAGAGAGTCTTGCGAGAAATCATGTCCTGTAGCCCCTTGGTGAGCTTGCTTCGGGCGATCCCGGTTGCCTCAGAGAGCATCGGCGTCGGTCTCGCCAGTGCGGATGCGCACGGCACGGTCGATGCCGTGGACGAAGATCTTGCCGTCGCCGATCTGGCCGGTTCGGGCGGCTCCGGAGATGGCTTCGACCACCTTGTCCGTCTGGTCCGAGGGGACCACCACCTCGATCTTCAGCTTCGGCAGGAAGCTGACGGCATACTCGGCGCCACGATAGATCTCGGTGTGCCCCTTCTGGCGTCCGTATCCCTTCACCTCGGTGACGGTCAGGCCCTGCACCCCGATGGCGGTCAGTGCCTCGCGCACGTCATCCAGCTTGAAAGGCTTGATGATGGCCATAACGATCTTCATGTCGGCTCCCTGTCCTGTTCCGACGTCCTGGTCCGGCTGCGATCGGGAGCGGGTGCGTCCCGAAGGCTCGCGACAGCCTCCACCGCCAATGCTTGCGGCGGCTGCAGGCCGCTCGCTGCAGTGCAGAACAAATGCCGTGCCAGACTCCCGGCTTGCCGATAAATGCTTGAAAGGAAAGGAATTTCGCAGGAGTATCGGCGGGCGGCCCAAGAAATCGGCACGCCAATTGCACACATTATGTGCACAATTGTCTCGATGCCTGCGTTTCAGGCAGGGCCTGTGGCGGCCGCGTGGCGCGCCGACGCGCTACGGGGCGGCGGCGCCCCCTAGCGCCGCTCGGCGACCACCCGGATCAGGCCTTCCTGTGCCGTGGAGGCGACGAGAGCGCCGTCGCGGCTGAAGATCAGCCCGCGGTTGAAGCCGCGCGCCCCCTGGGTGGAGGGGCTGTCCTCGGCGTAGAGCAGCCAGTCGTCGCAACGGAACGGGCGATGGAACCAGACGGCGTGATCGAGGCTCGCCACCATCATGTCGGGCTGGAAGACGCTGCGGCCGTGGGCAACCAGCGACGTGTCGAGCAGGGTCATGTCGGAGGCATAGGCGAGGGCGCAGCGCTGGATCTCGGGTGAATCGGGCAGCGGCGCATTCGCCCGGAACCAGACATACTGATAGGGCACCTTCTTCGGATTGCCGGCGAAGCGCGAGAGGTCCACGGGGCGGAACTCGATCGGGCGCTCCCGCTCCCAGTAGCGGCGAATCGCCTCGGGGATGGTGTCGGGGAACATCGCCGTCAGCTCCGCCTCGCCCGGCAGATCCTCCGGCCCGGGCACGTCGGGCATCTCGAACTGATGCTCGAGGCCAGGCTCCTCGATATGGAAGGAGCACGACATCGAGAAGATCGCCTTGCCGTGCTGGATCGCCACGACCCGCCGCGTGGTGAAGCTGCCGCCGTCGCGGATGCGGTCGACCTCATAGATGATCGGCACCTTCGGATCGCCGCCCAGCATGAAGTAGCCGTGCAGCGAATGGACAATTCGCTCCGGCGGGACGGTCCGCGAGGCGGCGACCAGCGCCTGGCCGATGACCTGGCCGCCATAGACGCGCTGCCAGCCGTCCTGCGGGCTGCGGCCTCGGAACAGGTTGTCCTCGAGCCGTTCAAGGTCGAGAATGGAGATCAGATCCTTCACCGCCTGGGACATCGGCCACAACCTCGTTGTCGGGTGGGCCGAACGTGACGGTGCTGGCGCGGACAAGTCAAGGTACAGATCGGAATGGCTGCCACCGACATCGTCATCGCCGGCGCAGGTCTGGTCGGCCGCCTGCTCGCACTCGCACTGCGCCAGGCGAGCGGCGGCGGACTGTCGCTGCGCCTTCTCGAGGCGGCGCCGGCCGGCCGCGCCCCGCAGGACATCCGCGTCTACGCGATCGCTGCCAGCACGCGGCGCATGCTGGAGGAGCTCGGCGTGTGGCCTTCACTCGCGCCGCATGCCGAGGCGGCGCGCGCGCTGCGGATCGGCGACGGCCGTCTCGCCGACGCGGTTCGGCCCATCCTGTTGACCCTGGCCGGTGAGGTGACACCCGGCGAGCCCTTCGCCCATTTCGTCGACGGTCGCGAGCTGGGCCGGGCCGTCGCCGCGGCCTGCGACGCGGCCGGCATCGCCGTCGAGCATGAACGCCGGATCGACGCGCTCGAGGTCGGGCAGCGCGGGGTATCGATCCGGGGGCCGGCGGACCGGCGGCAGGAGGACAGCGCCCGTCTCGTCGTCGGTGCCGACGGGGCAGGCTCGGCGGTGCGCCGCGCGGCCGGCATCGCGACGATCGGCTGGCCCTACCGGCAGGGGGCGATCATCACCATCGTCTGGCACGAGGTGCCGCACGATGGGGTTGCCATCCAGCATTTCCTGCCCGGCGGGCCGTTCGCGCTCTTGCCGCTGCCCGGCCACCGGTCCGGCATCGTGTGGACCGAGCGGTTCGAGGATGCCGAGCGGCTGATCGCCCTGCCCCACGACCTGCTGGCAGAGGAATTGCGCCGGCGCGCCGGCCCGGAGGTCGGCGACTTGCGGATCGAGGAGCCGCCAAGGCTCTATCCGCTTGGACTCGGTCTTGCCCGAACCTTCGTCAAGCCGCGTATCGCCCTGGTCGGCGACGCCGCCCACCGCCTGCATCCGCTCGCCGGCCTGGGGCTCAATCTCGGCCTGCGCGACGTCGCCGCACTCGTCGAGGTTCTTGTCGAGGCCGCGCGGCGCGGCGAGGACATCGGCTCGATCGCTGTCCTCGAACGTTACCAGCGCTGGCGTCGGTTCGACACGGTCGAGGTGGCCGTCGCCACCGAGGCGCTGAACCGCCTGTTCTCCAACGATCTCGGGCCGCTTCGGCTCGTTCGCGATCTCGGTCTCGGCCTCGTCGACCGGATCGCGCCGCTCAAGCGGCATTTCGTGCGCGAGGCCGCCGGCACCGAGGGACGTCTGCCCCGGCTGATGCGCGGCGAGCCGGTCTGAGCGCGGCAGCGGATCACCGTCTCACGGACTCGATGAACGCCTCTGGCAATGCGCCTGGTCGCGGGGCGAGACGGAGGACGGGTTCCATGCCTGTCCGAAGGCGCCGCGGTCCTGTACCGTCCTCGGCTGCGCGATCAGCCGCCCGGCGCCGCGCGATCCGTCATGTCCGGACGAATCATCCTCGAGCCCTCAGCGGCGCGAGCGGGCCGGAACAGCGGCGCGGCACGGTGCTCCACCGTTCATGCGCCGCGGTCCCTGGCCCGGGCGCGGATTGGCTCGGCGTATCCGGAATTGCAACCGGCGGCGATCGGCCAGCCGGTCCACTGGCCGATCGCGGGCGGGGTACCTCGATGAGGTCGCCCTCCCGTGTTTGCCGGATTCGTGCAGGACGACCCTCCTGCGTCTGCCGGACCGCACATCACCGTCCCGGCGGGCAGCTTCGAGCTTGACCGCAGTCCATCTGCCGCCACAACCCGGCGCACCGCCGATCCGGCGGTCTTGCCGTTGCGCCCAGTTGCGCCTGCATCCACGCAGGCCTGCCTGACCGGAACCTGACCCCTGGACGTCAGGGCGCCGGCCGCGCCACCTTCAGCTCCTCCTCGCTGATCGGTCGGGCCTCCTCCGGCAGCATGATCGGTATGCCGTCGCGGATCGGGTAGGCGAGCCGCGCCGCCCGGCTGACCAGTTCCTGGCGCTCGGCATCGTATTCCAGCACCGTCTTGGTGAGTGGGCAGACCAGGATCTCCAGGAGCCTGCGATCGACAGCCGGGGCCGTGGACGGAGCAGACATGGCGCACCTCCGCGTTACTGCAGGGTCGAACCGGGGTCGCCGCCCTCGCGGGCGAGCGCCATCTCGGTCACGGCAATCAGCACCTCGGACCGCGTGGCGAGATCACCGGCCTCGAGCAGGGCCTGCTTCTCCCTCGGTCCGTAGGGGCTGAGCATCGCCAGCGCGTTGACGAGTGTCTCGTTGGAGGCGCGGTTGATGGCGTCCCAGTCTGTTTCCATGCCGTTGGCGTCCAGGAACGCCCGGAAGGTCGCGATGAGACGCTGCCGGTCGACCGCGTCCTCGCCGCGATTCGGCACCAAGTCGGCGGCGAACTCGCGGGCGTCGATCCGGCAGCGCCGGTAGGGCGTTCCGCCGTCCTCTTCCGCGACGACGCGGAACCGGCCGATGCCGGTGAGCGTGATCAGGTAACGGCCATCGCCGGTCTCCTGCAGGCCGGTCAGGCGGCCGGCGCAGCCGATCTCGGCGAGCTCGGGCCTTTCCGACTCGTCCGGCCCATCCGGTCCGAGCCGCGGCTGGATCATGCCGATCACCCGGTCCCCGGCGAGAACGTCATCGACCATCTGCAGGTAGCGCGGCTCGAAGATGTTGAGCGGCAGATTGCCGCGCGGCAGCAGCAATACGCCGGCGAGCGGGAAGACCGGAATCACCGCGGGAAGGTCGGATGGTCGTCGGTATGGCCGGTTGATCGCCATCTGCGCAGCGCACCTCCCGGTTCAGGCGAACAGGATCGACGAGAGCCTGCGGCGAGCCTCGATGGTGAGCGGGTCCTTCGGTCCCCACGCCTCGAAGAACTGCACGAGCTGCTTGCGCGCTGCCTCATCGTTCCAGGCCCGGTTGCGTCGGATGATGTGGAGGAGATGCTCGACCGCATCCTCCCGGTCACCCTTGGCGTTCAGCACCAGCGCCAGGTCGAAGCGGGCCTGATGATCGTCCGGATTGGCCGCGACGCGCGCGGCGAGGTCACGCGGGTCGCCGAGGCCGGCCGTCTGTTCGGCAAGCTCGAGCGCCGCCCGTGCCCCGGCGATGGCCGGATCGGCGTCCTTGCCGGGCGGCACCAGCGCCAGGGTGGCCTTCGCCCTGTCCAGCTCTCCCGACGCCACCAGACAGCGCACGAGGCCGCCGATCGCCGCAAGATTCTCCCGATCCTCCTGCAGCACCGCGGCGTAGATCTCCGCCGCGCCGGCAACATCGCCCTCCGCGAAGGCGGCCGCCGCCGAGCTCAGCACCTCCTCGAGACCGTTCCTGGCCGGACCGACAAGTCGGTCGATGAAGGCCTTTACCTGGCTCTCCGGCAAGGCGCCCATGAAGCCGTCGGCGGGCCGGCCGTCGACGAAGGCGAATACCGCCGGGATCGACTGCACGCCCATCTGCTGGGCAACGGCGGGATGCTCGTCGATGTTCATCTTGACGAGCTTCACCGCGCCCCGGGCGGCGCGCACCAGTTTCTCGAGCACGGGGGTAAGCTGCCTGCACGGGCCGCACCACGGTGCCCAGAAATCGACGATCACCGGCTGCTGGCGCGACGCCTCGACGACGTCCTTCATGAAGTCGCGGGTCGTCGTGTCCTTGATCAGTCCGTCGGCGGCGCCCGCCTGGGCGCCCCCGGATGCCAGCGAGGAAAGGTCCATGTGCGGTTCCCTGATCCGGTGTGGGCGCGCGGGGCCGACCGTCCGTCCCGCGCTGCGTTGTCGATCCTAAGATGGGGCGCCTGTCGATCCAGTGCAAATCCGCGCCCGATCCGCGGCCGGGCCACGCACATCCACCACCAGCGGATCGTGGCCGCAGGCCCTCAGGAACGCGATCAGATCGTCACGGCGGATGGTGGTGGTCGCCTCGTTGGTCAGCGGGTGGAAGTTCAGCAGGTCATGGCGCAGGAGATCGGCATCGAGCACCACGGTGACCCGCCCCTCGGTGTCGTTGACGACGCCGAACGGGGTCACCGATCCCGGCTGGACGCCGAGCGTCTCCACGAGCAGCTCCGGCCGAGCGAAGCTGAGCCGCGCCGAGCCGATCCTTTCGTGCAGCCGCTTCAGGTCGATGTCCGCATCTTCCTCGGCAACGACCAGCCAGATCCTGTCCTTCTTGTCCTTCATGAACAGGTTCTTGGTGTGCCCGCCCGGAATCTCGCCGCGCAGCTTCTGCGACTCGGCGACCGTGAACAGTGGCGGATGGCGGACGGTCGTGGTCTCGAAACCGAGCGCCTCGAGGCGGGCGAGGAGATCGTCGGGAGAAAGCGGCATCGCGATGTCCGATTGCGGATCCGGGCAACCCCGCTTCTAGACACGACGTGTGCCGGGCTCAAGCCCGCCGGGGCGGCAGCCGCCACCCGGGGCGGTCGATCGCCGCAGGCGGGCATATCCTGAGCCGGACAGGGCATTGCCAAGCCGCAATGTCTCGTGCATATAAGCACCGGCCACCTGACGGGTGGTGCGCGAGCGGGTGTAGCTCAGGGGTAGAGCACAACCTTGCCAAGGTTGGGGTCGTGGGTTCGAATCCCATCGCCCGCTCCAGTCTCTATCGGTACGACCCGGAGACATGGGTAACAGTTTGTACCTGCGACATCGGTGACACCCTCGTGCCGAACGGGTTGTCGACGGTCTGCAAGGGTCCCTGCCCGAGGTCGAAATATCCCGGATCTGGTGCATGACGGTGACGCGCGAAATGCCGTCATCGACCTCCTTGAGTCCCAGCTTCCGACCGGCCAGCACGGTCGAGACGTTGATCGTCCTGCACGGCATTCAGATGCGCCCGCAAGCGGTGACCGGGGCGTCGGCGTCCTGGTACGGATGGTTGAGCTCCGGCAGACCGTCACAGGCTGTTGAAGACGGCGCGTAGGCTTCGGCCGGCGTCTTCATGGCGAGCCCCTCGTGGGGACGTTCGTCGTTGAACGCGCTGACGAAGTCGTCGAAGCGGCCCTGCTGCTGCAGCGCGTTCATGCCGGGCGGGCGCGCCGTCTCGGCCTTCAGCGTACGGTGCATGCGCTCATGCCTGCCGTTGTGCTGCGGATTGCCGGGCCTGATGGGCTCGACGCCGATCCCCGGTCGAAGCCAGAACACCGAAAGCCTGGAGAAGTCTTGGAGGCCGTTGGGCGAGGCGAAGGGAACGCCCTGGGGAGGCGCCGCGGCTAACCTTCGAGCGGATAGGCCTCCTCGACGACATAGGGTCCGCCGCCGCTTCCCGAACGCGAGGAGAACAGCACGAACCGCTCGACCCGCACCGGCCCGCAGCGGAAACCGCCGCGTGCCTCGATATAGGTCGCCACCGCCGAGGCCGGCACGCCCTTCAGCCGCGCGACGGTGACATGCGGGGCGAACTTGCGCGG from Tepidamorphus gemmatus harbors:
- a CDS encoding Trm112 family protein, whose product is MSAPSTAPAVDRRLLEILVCPLTKTVLEYDAERQELVSRAARLAYPIRDGIPIMLPEEARPISEEELKVARPAP
- a CDS encoding LON peptidase substrate-binding domain-containing protein, whose protein sequence is MAINRPYRRPSDLPAVIPVFPLAGVLLLPRGNLPLNIFEPRYLQMVDDVLAGDRVIGMIQPRLGPDGPDESERPELAEIGCAGRLTGLQETGDGRYLITLTGIGRFRVVAEEDGGTPYRRCRIDAREFAADLVPNRGEDAVDRQRLIATFRAFLDANGMETDWDAINRASNETLVNALAMLSPYGPREKQALLEAGDLATRSEVLIAVTEMALAREGGDPGSTLQ
- a CDS encoding LolA family protein, producing MKRAVGLILAVALAAAIVPASGQARTDPSAFNDAQIAAIRQINAYLNSLSTLEGDFVQVAPDGHISQGRFYIERPGRLRFEYAPPAQMQVISDGRWVAVQDRKLKTTEKYPLMTTPLNVILSNDIDLMRDTRILAVYPESELVTISIEQTSGDAAGTLTLMFDPAAQELRRWTITDVQGLDTTVALENVVYGVAIDPKMFRIIENRILDIGGSNTR
- the tesB gene encoding acyl-CoA thioesterase II encodes the protein MSQAVKDLISILDLERLEDNLFRGRSPQDGWQRVYGGQVIGQALVAASRTVPPERIVHSLHGYFMLGGDPKVPIIYEVDRIRDGGSFTTRRVVAIQHGKAIFSMSCSFHIEEPGLEHQFEMPDVPGPEDLPGEAELTAMFPDTIPEAIRRYWERERPIEFRPVDLSRFAGNPKKVPYQYVWFRANAPLPDSPEIQRCALAYASDMTLLDTSLVAHGRSVFQPDMMVASLDHAVWFHRPFRCDDWLLYAEDSPSTQGARGFNRGLIFSRDGALVASTAQEGLIRVVAERR
- a CDS encoding FAD-dependent monooxygenase, whose translation is MAATDIVIAGAGLVGRLLALALRQASGGGLSLRLLEAAPAGRAPQDIRVYAIAASTRRMLEELGVWPSLAPHAEAARALRIGDGRLADAVRPILLTLAGEVTPGEPFAHFVDGRELGRAVAAACDAAGIAVEHERRIDALEVGQRGVSIRGPADRRQEDSARLVVGADGAGSAVRRAAGIATIGWPYRQGAIITIVWHEVPHDGVAIQHFLPGGPFALLPLPGHRSGIVWTERFEDAERLIALPHDLLAEELRRRAGPEVGDLRIEEPPRLYPLGLGLARTFVKPRIALVGDAAHRLHPLAGLGLNLGLRDVAALVEVLVEAARRGEDIGSIAVLERYQRWRRFDTVEVAVATEALNRLFSNDLGPLRLVRDLGLGLVDRIAPLKRHFVREAAGTEGRLPRLMRGEPV
- the amt gene encoding ammonium transporter, producing MISRKTLFRAVAAVAALTLAAYEPALAQTATETTAEAAEAVAGAVEAGGVPQEVQFIFNTMLFLIGGFLVMFMAAGFAMLEAGMVRAKNTSMQCLKNIALYSIAGLMFWIVGYNLMYDGVDGGYIGSFTWFTHSEHAAEDITYAAATSDWFFQMVFCATTASIVSGAVAERVKLWPFLIFVAVLTGVIYPVTGSWQWGGGWLSEMGFSDFAGSTLVHSVGGWAALAGCILVGARAGKYGPEGRVNPIPGSSMPLATLGTFILWLGWFGFNGGSQLALGSLGDASDVARIFANTNTAAAAGVIVAMILSQIMYGKVDLTFALNGALAGLVSITAEPLAPSLLMAAIIGGIGGAIVVFAVPLLDRLKIDDVVGAIPVHLVAGIWGTIAVPLTNAETSFAIQLVGIVAYGAFTFIATLIVWLVLKATTGLRVSAETESLGLDAVEVGVEAYPEFGVGSQRM
- a CDS encoding FtsK/SpoIIIE family DNA translocase produces the protein MSASGSEFRDDDSLGERLREAAERLSTQAIGLALLAVVLAIVVSLATWVVDDPSFSNATKAEPRNLLGFPGAAIADLLMQMLGLASAAVLLPVAAWAIGLVRDRPLTGFARRLAAWLIGTAFACAFFAALPAPSTWPLPSGLGGLVGDAQLYVTGLLLAPLLAKSAAVPVGVAAGVGAALLLGYAMGLPALGRQRQAGATDRRPPPALAPAAVRRRPVQGAPAADAFCEPGEDEPVGGGFHPLGAITHSWLSLRARLRRWTARRGTAERPRAGLLCSLFADDEPVAVPLEGRREPRFEDANPWAPPPESYDDEDEYAASDAAAQFGEAQAPRPASRVTPAKQRLKQGRRAVSEAQPSLLPGAGYELPPLRLLAEPKASRASTGADLAALEQNARLLETVLDDFGVKGEIINVRPGPVVTLYELEPAPGTKSSRVIGLADDIARSMSAISARVAVVPGRNVIGIELPNSHRETVYLRELLASESFEKSKAKLALCLGKTIGGEPVIADLARMPHLLIAGTTGSGKSVAVNTMILSLLYRLRPDECKLIMVDPKMLELSVYDGIPHLLSPVVTDPKKAVVALKWTVREMEDRYRKMSKLGVRNIDGYNARVAEADRRGETVVRTVQTGFDRETGEPIYEQEEMDLEPMPYIVVIIDEMADLMMVAGKDIEGAVQRLAQMARAAGIHLITATQRPSVDVITGTIKANFPTRISFQVTSKIDSRTILGEQGAEQLLGQGDMLYMMGGGRITRVHGPFCSDGEVEDVIAFLKAQGQPDYLEEITEEDGDGGGADFAGVVSSGEGDDLYRRAVEVVLRDGKVSTSYVQRRLQIGYNRAASLIERMEHEGIISRPNSKGQREILTRDED
- the trxA gene encoding thioredoxin; protein product: MDLSSLASGGAQAGAADGLIKDTTTRDFMKDVVEASRQQPVIVDFWAPWCGPCRQLTPVLEKLVRAARGAVKLVKMNIDEHPAVAQQMGVQSIPAVFAFVDGRPADGFMGALPESQVKAFIDRLVGPARNGLEEVLSSAAAAFAEGDVAGAAEIYAAVLQEDRENLAAIGGLVRCLVASGELDRAKATLALVPPGKDADPAIAGARAALELAEQTAGLGDPRDLAARVAANPDDHQARFDLALVLNAKGDREDAVEHLLHIIRRNRAWNDEAARKQLVQFFEAWGPKDPLTIEARRRLSSILFA
- a CDS encoding P-II family nitrogen regulator codes for the protein MKIVMAIIKPFKLDDVREALTAIGVQGLTVTEVKGYGRQKGHTEIYRGAEYAVSFLPKLKIEVVVPSDQTDKVVEAISGAARTGQIGDGKIFVHGIDRAVRIRTGETDADAL